From Coffea arabica cultivar ET-39 chromosome 2e, Coffea Arabica ET-39 HiFi, whole genome shotgun sequence, the proteins below share one genomic window:
- the LOC140036307 gene encoding uncharacterized protein, giving the protein MEQDQQPPSKDYSLLFTAMRHELKRISEQQMETLHTRFEELSRSLTRGSRSRSHNRSNHGTKETNGEDYSASEDEERPERPTRDMPKNEIKGLKIQVPAFKGKSDPEAYLEWEGRIEMVFDCYDYSEEQKVKVATVEFTDYALVWWDQVRTTRRRMGEPRVRTWRELKALMRKRFVPSYYNRDLHSKLQTLTQGNMSVEDYHKEIEMAMMRANIQEDNEATMARFLRGLNPDLQDALELQHYLDMHDLLELAIKAERGKKLRRGALTHEVGNATTPTYSNRFQGNASTRNAYSTPNKVSDVSRSTSKAPQETPKARSRDIKCFKCQGFGHIQSQCPNQRVMLITHTGEIVSDDDECEDMPELVEDDCLEVEPAGEACSPTRGEVGCLVARRVLTARVKEDEQLQRENLFYTRCKVGDKVCSLIVDGGSCTNVASLLMVESLGLTTTRHPHPYRLQWLSEDGEVRVFKQARIPFSIGTYTDEIVCDVVPMHATHIILGRPWQFDKHEFEDVFPDEVPDGLPPIRGIEHQIDLIPGAPLPNKPAYRMGPEETKELQRQVDGLLGKGWVKESLSPCAVPVILVPKKDSTWRYVVSSQGIKVDKSKIEAIEQWPTPTSVPDVRSFLGLAGFYRRFVKNFSTIAAPLTAVTKMDDKFHWGESQEQAFLALKDTLTHAPVLALPNFNKTFEIDCDASGVGIGAVLMQDKRPCAFFSEKLGGAALNYPTYDKELYALVRALETWQHYLRPREFVIHTDHESLKYLKGQPKLSKRHAKWVSFIDTFSYVIKYKTGKTNVVADALSRRHSLLYFLHDGFLFHVDKLCVPNSSIRDLLIREAHSGGLMGHFGIAKTLAMLQEHFYWPHMRRDVERMVGRCATCHKAKSKTNPHGLYTPLPIPHHPWVDLSMDFVLGLPRSPRGNDSIFVVVDRFSKMAHFIPCHKTDDASHIATLFFKEIVRLHGMPRTIVSDRDVKFLSYFWKTLWSKLGTRLLFSTTSHPQSDGQTEVVNRTLGTLLRALIKKNLKTWEECLPHVEFAYNRVVHSATHYSPFEIVYGFNPLTPLDLVPLPWVWLHLRKERFPKQRQSKLSPRGDGPFRVLQRVNDNAYKLELPGEYNVSATFNVADLSPFLGEEDPDLRANPSQEEGTDVNQGQGPVQVPLGPVTRARAKLFKESLQALVRAVHDQHGAYRDIEGLERVNQATYTLVQAQEDPSGPPYEAAE; this is encoded by the exons ATGGAGCAAGATCAACAACCACCATCAAAAGACTACTCTCTAttgttcaccgccatgaggcATGAGCTCAAACGaatcagtgagcaacaaatggagacgTTACACACTCGTTTTGAGGAGTTGTCTAGGAGCCTTACGCGAGGCTCTCGTTCTAGGTCCCATAAccggagtaaccatggcaccaaagaaaCAAATGGCgaagactactccgctagtgaggatgaggagcGACCCGAGAGGCCTACAAGGGACATGCCCAAAAACGAAATCAAggggcttaaaattcaagttcccGCATTCAagggcaaaagtgaccctgaggcttacttggagtgggaaggccgtatcgagatggtcttcgactgctacgactaTAGCGAGGAGCAAAAAGTGAAGGTTGCCACCGtcgagttcaccgactacgcactagtctggtgggaccaagtgaggaccacgaggaggaggatgggagaaccacgtgtccggacttggcgagaactcaaggcactaatgcgcaagcgatttgttcctagctactacaatcgTGATCTCCACTCTAAGCTTCAAACACTCacgcaaggcaacatgagtgtggaggattaCCACAAGgaaatcgagatggccatgatgagggccaacattcaagaagacaacgAAGCCACAATGGCTAGGTTTCTTAggggtctcaatcctgaccttcaggatgccttggagcttcaacattatttggacatgcacgaccttctagaactcgccaTTAAGGCCGAACGGGGGAAGAAATTAAGACGGGGAGCCC tgacccacgaagttggaaatgCGACAACACCAACCTATTCTAACCGCTTCCAAGGTAATGCTTCTACCCGTAATGCCTATTCTACACCTAACAAGGTTTCTGATGTGTCCAGGTCTACCTCAAAGGCACCGCAAGAGACTCCTAaagctaggagtagggacatcaagtgttttaagtgccaagggtttgggcatattcaatctcaatgtccaaaccaacgggtaaTGCTGATCACTCACACTGGCGAAATCGTGTcggatgatgacgaatgtgaggacatgcccgaactggtcgaagacgactgcctagaagTAGAGCCAGCTGGGGAGGCATGCTCGCCTACACGTGgcgaagtaggttgcttggtagCACGACGAGTGTTAACCGCCCGCGTCAaagaggacgagcagctacaacgcgaaaacctattctacacccgctgtaaggtAGGCGACAAAGTGTGTAGTCTCATcgtcgacggtgggagttgcacgaacgtggccagcTTGCTCATGGTTGAAAGTCTAGGACTcaccactaccaggcatccacacccttaccgcctccaatggctaagtgaggatggtgaagTACGAGTCTTCAAGCAAGCACGCATTCCCTTTTccattggtacttacactgatgaaatcgtgtgcgacgtggtgccaatgcatgctacacatatcattttgggaaggccctggcaattcgacaaacac gaatttgaagatgtttttcctgacgaggtccctgacggtttaccacccattcggggaattgaacaccaaatcgacctcatccctggagcaccattgcccaacaaacctgcttaccgcatgggccctgaggagaccaaggagcttcaaaggcaagttgatggcctcttaggtaagggttgggttaAGGAAAGTCTAAGCCCTTGCGCGGtacctgtgatacttgttcccaagaAGGAcagtacttggc gctatgtggtaagttcgcagggcatcaaggtagacaaatccaagattgaggccatcgaacaatggccaactcccacatccgttcctgacgtgcgcagctttcttggactGGCGGGTTTTTATCGGCGATTTGTTAAAAACTTTAGCACTATTGCCGCcccattgaccgccgtgacaaagatggatgacaagttccattggggggaatcacaagaacaagcatttctcgcccttaaggacacactcacacatgcacctgtgttagcattaccaaactttaatAAGACATTTGAAATTgactgtgatgcttctggtgtaggtattggagcagtcctcatgcaagacaagaggccgtgtgccttctttagcgagaaaTTGGGAGGAGCTGCActgaactaccccacgtacgacaaggagttgtacgccttagtgagggccttggagacctggcaacactaccttcggcctcgggagttcgtgatccacactgatcacgagtcattaaAGTACCTCAAAGGCCAACCCAAGCTAAGCAAGcgccatgccaaatgggtaagcttcattgacaccttctcctatgtgattaagtacaagactGGCAAGACGAATGTGGTCGCTGATGCTTTGTCACGTAGACACTCCTTACTT tactttttgcatgatggattcctattccatgtagataaactatgtgtgcctaactcttccattcgtgatcttttgattcgcgaggcacatagtggtggtctcatgggccactttggcattgcCAAGACTCTGGCTATgttacaagagcacttttactggccccatatgcgtagggatgttgaacgcatggttggtaggtgtgctacttgtcacaaagCTAAGTCCAAGACAAACCCACATGGCTTATATACCCcgttacctatccctcaccatccctgggttgacttgtctatggacttcgTACTAGGTTTGCCTCGatcaccaaggggtaatgattctatatttgtggtggttgataggttttctaagatggctcattttatcccctgtcacaaaactgatgatgcatctcatattgctactctattcttcaaggaaattgtccgtctgcatggtatgcctaggaccattgttagtgatagggatgtgaaattcctaagttacttttggaagactctgtggtctaaacttggcactCGGTTActattctccaccaccagtcatccacaaagcgatggacaaactgaagttgtcaatcgcacactcggcacactacttcgggcattgattaaaaagaatcttaagacttgggaagagtgtttgcctcatgttgaattcgcctacaatcgagttgttcacagtgctacacactactcaccttttgagattgtttatggctttaacccgctgacccctcttgatttagtacccttacc ttgggtttggttaCACTTACGCAAAGAGAGGTTCCCCAAGCAACGACAAAGCAAATTATCCCCCAGAGGGGATGGACCTTTTCGTGTACTCCAACGGgttaatgacaacgcatacaaattggagctacctggggagtacaatgttagcgcgaccttcaatgtcgcggacttgagcccgtttcttggtgaggaggatccagatttgagggcaaatccttctcaagaggaggggactgatgtgaaCCAGGGCCAGGGCCCAGtccaagttccattgggcccagtcacacgtgcacgggccaagctcttcaaggaatcactccaagcccttgttcgagctgtccacgatcaacatggagcctatagagatattgaaggcttggagagggtcaatcaagcaacttacactTTGGTCCAAGCCCAAGAAGACCCCAGTGGGCCTCCTTACGAagcggccgagtag